One segment of Candidatus Omnitrophota bacterium DNA contains the following:
- a CDS encoding mechanosensitive ion channel family protein: MNNISKKVSWEIVKKIFFPVCLFGCFLGSYIFYRLKISSYISLDLHNSLKKYSATVLILIIGFIVQRVIGAITEWYKENVAAKTKTRLDDELIPLARRVLKIITWIIALLIILPLYGINISALITTLGVGSLAIALAAQDTIANIISGFMIMIDQPFRIGDSIKIPSGEVAEVLEIGVRRSKFLAQDKAIIIVPNLDLSKSKIINYTYGEERKINGL; encoded by the coding sequence ATGAACAATATATCAAAAAAAGTTAGTTGGGAAATAGTTAAAAAGATATTTTTTCCGGTTTGTCTTTTTGGTTGTTTTCTCGGCAGTTATATTTTCTATCGGCTAAAAATTTCGAGTTATATCTCATTGGACTTACATAATAGTTTAAAGAAGTACTCAGCCACTGTACTAATTCTGATTATAGGCTTTATTGTTCAGAGAGTGATCGGGGCAATAACCGAATGGTACAAAGAAAACGTAGCCGCTAAAACTAAAACTCGTCTTGATGATGAGTTAATTCCGCTTGCCCGCAGAGTGCTTAAAATAATCACTTGGATTATTGCTCTTTTAATAATTTTGCCACTTTATGGTATTAATATAAGCGCCCTTATCACTACTTTAGGCGTGGGTTCTTTAGCGATTGCTTTAGCCGCTCAGGATACAATAGCTAATATTATTTCTGGGTTCATGATTATGATTGATCAACCTTTTCGGATTGGCGATTCAATTAAGATCCCTTCTGGCGAAGTGGCTGAAGTTCTTGAAATTGGTGTCCGAAGGTCAAAATTTCTAGCTCAGGATAAAGCTATAATTATTGTTCCTAATTTAGATTTAAGTAAAAGTAAGATTATTAATTATACTTACGGAGAAGAAAGGAAAATCAATGGGCTTTAA
- a CDS encoding radical SAM protein: MNLITPFDPWQSKLCTCPTKYSLSAYTGCSHGCLYCYASSYIRKFDSPRPKKDFLKKLETEVKKITPGSTITIANSSDPYQSLEKKLQLTRKTLEILKNYDLKINLVTKSSLILRDIKILEAINRKQRIVACISLTTPNEKLAKKLEPGASTVKERLKTIKLLAKKIPIAVRLDPLIYPLTTEKIEDMIKNLKTVGAKQIITSTYKTKPDNFKKMIAGFNQFKKLWEELYLKQGQRKNQYIYLPFKIRKELIEKVRNVTLSYGLKFSSCREGFEELNTSGCDGSSFLE, encoded by the coding sequence ATGAATTTAATTACTCCTTTTGACCCTTGGCAAAGCAAACTTTGCACCTGTCCAACTAAATATAGCTTATCAGCCTATACGGGTTGCTCACATGGTTGTCTCTACTGTTATGCCTCATCATATATAAGAAAGTTTGACTCACCACGGCCTAAAAAAGACTTTTTAAAAAAGCTTGAAACCGAAGTTAAAAAAATTACTCCTGGATCAACTATAACTATCGCTAATTCCTCTGACCCCTATCAATCTTTAGAAAAAAAATTACAGCTAACCAGGAAAACTTTAGAAATATTAAAAAACTACGATTTAAAAATAAACCTAGTTACAAAGTCGTCATTGATTTTACGCGATATAAAAATATTAGAAGCTATTAATCGTAAACAAAGGATTGTTGCTTGCATTTCTTTAACTACTCCTAATGAAAAGTTGGCTAAGAAACTTGAACCAGGAGCCTCAACAGTAAAGGAACGCTTAAAAACAATTAAACTGCTCGCTAAAAAAATTCCAATAGCTGTGCGACTAGACCCTTTAATCTATCCCTTAACTACAGAGAAAATTGAGGATATGATAAAAAATTTAAAAACTGTCGGAGCAAAACAAATTATTACCTCAACTTACAAAACCAAGCCAGACAATTTTAAAAAAATGATCGCTGGTTTTAACCAATTTAAAAAACTCTGGGAAGAACTTTACTTAAAACAAGGTCAACGAAAAAATCAGTATATTTACCTGCCCTTTAAAATTAGAAAAGAGTTAATAGAAAAAGTGCGCAATGTTACCTTGAGTTATGGTTTGAAATTTTCCAGCTGCCGGGAAGGGTTTGAG
- a CDS encoding glycoside hydrolase family 65 protein, whose translation MKNIYSTYTADDLWLIKETEFSKDIQNIREAQFALGNGYLGSRGIYEEIPYDSSPATFIAGLYDKMAAQVSEMVNLPNPINFKFSVEGEKIDAVAMDVVRHRRTLNMKKALLVRNTLYQDVKKNRYEYQSLRFLSQHNKNIGVMQTVLTPLDSACTVDVNTGIDTSVSNAGVLSEGRKKHFRVKELGQHRRAGYLVAETFDKKYTIVYWAGFYYTIDGKKIVAEDNVFRLKLKKGQTVVFTKVFCIKHFPYKSSYLVQKKNTFGIFDKAFNSDFSSLLKNHIFAWDKLWRKADVIIEGTANLQQNMRFNIYHMLICAHSDNGLSSIGARTLSGEGYRGHIFWDAEIFLLPFYLFTFPNIAKNMLIYRYKRLNASREIAKQNGYRGAQFAWESADTGQEETPEWAHDFDRTIIKIHTHKMEHHITADIAYATYKYYVATKDESFMDSYGYEIIAESARFWASRVTYNSKNKKCDICHVIGPDEFHVDVNNNAFTNMIAKWNLITAAKLLTSLKTRSGFYEKLIKKLGINDKEIRQWKKIASQITIRFNKKKIIEQFDGYFGLKKVALNRADENGILLIPATIKAKNLSKTQIIKQADVLMLMVLLDDVFSPATKEANYDFYISRTVHKSSLSAPMHALIACEVGDLHRAYNLFNVSLRTDISNLYGNTPEGMHAASLGGTWQALVFGFAGIKIKKEELSISPRMPHSWRKLVFSLSWKGDNLQLEVTNSLVKLKINSSKHKQVKIVIFGKLINVKTNMTHNFKSGPNGFKKEDYY comes from the coding sequence ATGAAAAATATTTATTCTACTTACACAGCTGATGACCTTTGGTTAATTAAAGAAACTGAATTTTCCAAAGATATTCAGAATATCCGTGAGGCGCAGTTTGCTTTAGGCAATGGTTATTTAGGTTCACGAGGAATCTATGAAGAAATTCCTTATGATTCTTCGCCAGCAACTTTTATCGCTGGGCTTTACGATAAGATGGCCGCTCAAGTAAGCGAGATGGTTAATTTACCGAATCCGATTAATTTTAAATTTTCGGTTGAAGGTGAAAAAATCGATGCTGTTGCCATGGATGTTGTTAGACATCGGCGTACCTTGAATATGAAAAAGGCCCTTTTAGTCAGAAATACCTTATATCAAGACGTTAAAAAAAACCGCTATGAATATCAATCTTTACGGTTTCTTTCTCAGCATAACAAAAATATCGGTGTTATGCAGACAGTGCTTACCCCGCTCGATTCGGCTTGCACGGTTGATGTTAATACGGGAATCGATACCTCAGTTTCTAATGCCGGAGTTTTAAGCGAAGGCAGGAAAAAACATTTTCGAGTTAAAGAATTGGGTCAGCATCGCCGGGCTGGGTATTTGGTCGCTGAAACTTTTGATAAAAAGTATACTATTGTTTATTGGGCCGGATTTTACTATACAATTGACGGAAAAAAAATAGTAGCTGAGGATAATGTTTTTCGCCTTAAGCTTAAAAAAGGCCAAACGGTAGTTTTTACTAAGGTTTTTTGTATTAAACATTTTCCTTACAAAAGCAGTTATCTGGTTCAAAAGAAAAATACTTTTGGTATATTCGATAAGGCTTTTAATAGTGATTTTTCCAGTCTGCTCAAAAATCATATCTTTGCTTGGGATAAGCTTTGGAGGAAGGCTGACGTTATTATTGAGGGAACAGCCAACCTTCAACAAAATATGCGGTTTAATATTTACCATATGCTTATTTGTGCGCACAGCGACAATGGCTTATCAAGCATAGGTGCTAGAACTTTAAGCGGCGAAGGCTATCGAGGGCATATTTTTTGGGATGCTGAGATTTTTCTTCTTCCTTTCTATCTTTTCACTTTTCCTAATATAGCCAAGAACATGTTAATTTATCGCTACAAGCGCCTAAATGCTTCTCGAGAGATCGCTAAGCAGAATGGGTATCGCGGTGCTCAGTTTGCTTGGGAGTCAGCCGATACCGGCCAGGAGGAGACTCCGGAGTGGGCCCATGATTTCGACCGTACAATTATTAAAATACATACCCACAAGATGGAACACCATATTACTGCCGACATAGCTTACGCAACCTATAAATACTATGTGGCCACTAAAGATGAGTCGTTCATGGATAGTTATGGCTATGAAATTATTGCTGAGAGCGCTCGCTTTTGGGCTTCTCGGGTAACCTATAACAGCAAAAATAAAAAATGTGATATTTGTCATGTGATTGGCCCAGATGAATTTCATGTAGATGTTAATAATAATGCTTTTACTAATATGATTGCTAAATGGAATCTAATTACAGCAGCTAAATTGTTGACTAGCCTAAAAACAAGATCCGGTTTTTATGAAAAATTAATAAAAAAGCTTGGGATTAATGATAAGGAGATACGTCAGTGGAAAAAAATTGCTTCACAAATAACTATAAGATTCAATAAGAAAAAAATTATTGAGCAATTTGATGGTTATTTTGGTCTTAAGAAAGTTGCTCTTAATCGAGCTGACGAAAATGGAATTTTGTTAATTCCAGCTACAATTAAAGCCAAGAATTTAAGCAAAACTCAGATCATTAAGCAGGCGGATGTTTTAATGTTGATGGTTTTGCTTGATGATGTTTTTAGCCCAGCTACTAAGGAGGCGAATTATGATTTTTATATTTCGCGAACAGTGCATAAGTCATCCTTAAGTGCTCCGATGCACGCTTTGATTGCTTGTGAGGTTGGTGATCTTCATCGCGCCTACAATCTTTTTAATGTTTCTTTGCGTACGGATATCAGTAATCTTTATGGGAATACTCCCGAAGGAATGCATGCTGCTTCTTTAGGCGGAACCTGGCAAGCTTTGGTTTTTGGTTTTGCTGGGATTAAAATTAAAAAGGAAGAGCTGTCGATTAGTCCTCGGATGCCACATTCTTGGCGAAAGTTAGTTTTTAGTTTAAGCTGGAAAGGAGATAATTTACAACTTGAAGTAACTAATTCTTTAGTTAAATTAAAGATAAATTCTTCAAAGCATAAGCAAGTTAAAATTGTTATTTTTGGTAAATTAATTAATGTTAAAACTAACATGACCCATAATTTCAAAAGTGGGCCTAATGGGTTTAAAAAGGAGGATTACTATTAG
- a CDS encoding beta-phosphoglucomutase family hydrolase has protein sequence MGFKGAIFDLDGVIVHTVSLHFKAWQKMFSEYGKEFSFEDYKQKVDGIPRISGARAVLTDLSDQELMVAAARKQIYFLEFLERDGVEVYQSTIDLVKELKAQNIKVAVISSSKNCLFILKRVGVDSLFDVILTGNDVKKGKPEPDVFLLAAEKLNLTSDVCLVFEDAVLGIEAANRAKMKSIGIDRYQKPERLSKADIVCSDLSELNFQKLEGLFS, from the coding sequence ATGGGCTTTAAGGGGGCAATTTTTGACTTAGACGGGGTTATTGTTCATACGGTGTCTTTGCATTTTAAAGCTTGGCAAAAGATGTTTTCTGAATACGGTAAGGAGTTTAGCTTTGAAGATTATAAGCAAAAGGTAGATGGCATTCCAAGAATTAGCGGTGCCCGGGCAGTTCTTACCGATCTATCTGATCAGGAACTTATGGTCGCGGCAGCTCGAAAACAGATTTATTTTCTTGAATTTTTAGAGAGAGACGGCGTAGAGGTCTATCAGAGTACTATAGATTTGGTAAAGGAGCTAAAAGCCCAAAATATAAAAGTAGCGGTGATTTCTTCGAGCAAAAACTGTCTTTTTATTTTAAAGCGAGTCGGCGTTGATAGTTTGTTTGATGTTATTCTTACTGGTAATGATGTTAAAAAAGGGAAACCAGAGCCGGATGTATTTCTTTTAGCTGCCGAAAAACTAAATTTGACTTCTGATGTTTGCCTTGTATTTGAAGATGCTGTTTTAGGTATTGAGGCGGCAAATCGAGCTAAGATGAAATCGATAGGGATTGATCGTTATCAAAAACCGGAGCGCCTTTCAAAAGCAGATATAGTTTGTTCTGACCTTTCAGAGCTTAACTTTCAAAAGCTTGAAGGGTTATTTTCTTAA
- the fusA gene encoding elongation factor G: MARQVELKKVRNIGIMAHIDAGKTTLTERTLFYTGRSHKIGEVHDGAAQMDWMKQEQERGITITSAATTCFWKEHRINIIDTPGHVDFTVEVERSLRVLDGAVALFCAVGGVEPQSETVWRQSDKYSVPKIAFVNKMDRVGADFFEVLKSIEFDLGANVIPLQIPIGAEDNFRGIIDLMEMKAYIYDNDSLGKNFHIEDIPQELSELAKKYHHIMVEKAVELEDSLMEKYLESEDKISADELIPAIRKGTIANQIVPVLCGSAFRNKGVQKLLDAVILYLPAPSDQPTIKGHEPGNADKIIERHPKDDEPFSALAFKVQADPHMGKLVYFRVYSGKLDAGSYVLNVTKERKERVGRILQMHANQRENRSTIYAGDIAAAIGFDHTVTGDTLCDPDHPLLLEAIEFPAPVMSISVKPESRDDQDKIGKALLKLAEEDPTFTVHSDKETDETIISGMGELHLEVIVDRLKHEFSVQAIVGQPKVAYRETILTKVTQEYKHQKQTGGRGQYGHVEMEIIPTAPGEGFEFKNSVVGGRIPKEYIPAVEKGVIGAMQKGAYAGYPVVDVKVNLIDGSYHDVDSSELAFKLAAAQCFKKGFLKGAPVLLEPCMSLEVTTPEEFVGNVVGNICSRRGKVLGIETKANQQIISAEAPLAEMFGYATALRSLSSGRGNYTMHFEKYVEVPSSISEKILEERQKKDKK, from the coding sequence ATGGCTCGACAAGTTGAACTAAAAAAAGTAAGAAATATTGGGATTATGGCTCATATTGATGCTGGGAAGACTACGCTTACCGAAAGAACTCTTTTTTATACTGGACGGTCGCACAAGATTGGTGAGGTTCATGACGGAGCAGCCCAGATGGACTGGATGAAGCAGGAGCAAGAGCGGGGAATAACTATAACTTCAGCGGCTACAACCTGTTTTTGGAAGGAGCATCGAATAAATATTATTGATACTCCTGGTCACGTTGATTTTACGGTGGAGGTCGAAAGGTCATTGCGTGTTCTCGATGGCGCGGTTGCTTTATTTTGTGCTGTTGGTGGAGTTGAGCCACAGTCAGAGACGGTCTGGCGACAGTCAGATAAATATAGTGTTCCTAAAATAGCTTTTGTTAATAAGATGGATCGGGTTGGAGCTGACTTTTTTGAAGTATTAAAGAGCATCGAGTTTGATTTAGGAGCCAATGTAATTCCTTTGCAAATTCCGATTGGGGCTGAAGATAATTTTCGCGGCATAATCGATCTCATGGAGATGAAGGCCTATATTTATGATAATGATTCTTTAGGAAAAAACTTTCATATTGAAGATATACCTCAGGAACTTTCTGAGTTGGCTAAAAAGTATCACCATATTATGGTTGAAAAAGCTGTTGAGTTGGAAGATTCGCTGATGGAGAAGTATCTTGAATCTGAAGATAAAATAAGTGCTGATGAATTGATTCCAGCTATAAGAAAGGGAACTATTGCTAATCAAATCGTTCCAGTCCTTTGTGGTTCGGCATTTCGCAATAAAGGTGTTCAGAAATTACTTGATGCAGTAATACTTTATTTGCCGGCTCCCAGTGACCAGCCAACCATTAAGGGACATGAACCGGGAAATGCCGATAAGATTATCGAAAGGCACCCTAAAGACGATGAACCTTTCTCAGCGCTTGCTTTTAAGGTTCAGGCTGATCCACATATGGGTAAGTTAGTTTATTTTAGAGTTTATTCCGGCAAGCTGGATGCAGGAAGCTATGTTCTTAATGTTACCAAGGAACGTAAAGAACGAGTAGGAAGAATTTTACAGATGCATGCTAACCAACGCGAGAATAGATCAACGATTTATGCCGGTGATATTGCTGCCGCAATTGGTTTTGATCATACGGTAACCGGCGATACACTTTGCGATCCTGATCATCCCCTCTTGCTTGAGGCTATAGAATTCCCGGCTCCGGTTATGTCAATTAGTGTTAAGCCTGAGAGCCGTGATGATCAAGATAAAATCGGCAAGGCTTTATTAAAGCTAGCTGAAGAAGACCCCACTTTTACTGTGCATAGCGATAAAGAGACTGATGAGACCATTATTTCAGGAATGGGAGAACTACATTTAGAGGTTATAGTTGATCGCTTAAAACATGAATTTAGTGTACAGGCGATAGTTGGCCAACCTAAGGTAGCTTACCGGGAGACAATTTTAACTAAAGTTACTCAAGAATATAAACATCAAAAGCAGACTGGCGGCCGTGGTCAATATGGACATGTTGAGATGGAGATCATCCCAACTGCTCCCGGAGAAGGCTTTGAGTTTAAGAATAGCGTTGTTGGCGGTAGAATCCCTAAGGAGTATATACCAGCAGTAGAGAAAGGTGTAATCGGTGCGATGCAGAAAGGGGCTTATGCTGGATATCCGGTAGTTGACGTTAAGGTGAACCTCATTGATGGTTCATATCACGATGTTGATTCTTCAGAGTTAGCTTTTAAATTGGCGGCAGCTCAGTGTTTTAAGAAGGGTTTTTTAAAGGGCGCTCCAGTATTGCTTGAGCCGTGCATGTCGCTTGAGGTGACTACGCCTGAAGAGTTTGTTGGTAATGTTGTCGGGAATATCTGTTCACGTCGTGGTAAAGTTTTAGGTATCGAGACTAAGGCCAATCAACAGATTATTTCAGCCGAGGCTCCTTTAGCCGAGATGTTTGGCTATGCAACTGCTTTACGTTCTCTAAGCAGTGGTCGCGGCAACTATACTATGCATTTTGAAAAGTATGTTGAGGTCCCTTCATCTATATCTGAGAAGATATTAGAAGAGAGGCAAAAAAAAGATAAGAAATAG